A single genomic interval of Amycolatopsis albispora harbors:
- a CDS encoding dihydrofolate reductase family protein, producing MRKLTFAMNVSLDGYIAARGDDLGWSGGDGPDSSPGDELFRWWSDRVAATGLALYGRKLWANMSSHWPTADQRPGATPAEKEFSRRWRDMPKVVFSSTTSTVDWNTRLVTGDAVTEITRLKAEDGGPMDIGGATLAAAAMRAGLIDEYVLVTVPVLVGGGTPFFTALDSWVNLNLVETRTFPGGVLLTRYQTRR from the coding sequence ATGCGGAAACTGACCTTTGCCATGAACGTGTCCCTGGACGGCTACATCGCCGCGCGCGGGGATGACCTTGGCTGGAGCGGGGGTGACGGACCGGACTCGTCGCCCGGGGATGAGCTGTTCCGGTGGTGGTCCGACCGGGTGGCGGCGACGGGACTGGCGCTGTACGGGCGCAAGCTGTGGGCGAACATGAGCTCCCACTGGCCGACCGCCGACCAGCGGCCCGGCGCCACCCCGGCGGAGAAGGAGTTCTCCCGCCGCTGGCGTGACATGCCGAAGGTGGTGTTCTCCTCGACGACCAGCACGGTCGACTGGAACACCCGCCTGGTCACCGGCGACGCGGTCACCGAGATCACCCGGCTCAAGGCCGAGGACGGCGGCCCGATGGACATCGGCGGCGCGACGCTCGCCGCGGCGGCCATGCGGGCCGGGCTGATCGACGAGTACGTGCTGGTCACCGTGCCGGTCCTGGTGGGCGGCGGCACGCCGTTCTTCACCGCCCTGGACAGCTGGGTGAACCTGAACCTGGTGGAGACGCGGACGTTCCCCGGCGGCGTACTGCTGACCCGGTACCAGACGAGGCGATGA
- a CDS encoding RNA polymerase subunit sigma-70 — protein sequence MTDASSLGADAATFIAVVRAGDKARFALITERHRRELQLHCYRMLANYEDAQDMTQETFLRAWHKRESFKGNAAPRTWLYRIATNACLDFLEKRNDRTPVPSELADSELPYLQPYPDRMLPEDPQESAVARETVELAFIVAVQYLPPRQRAVFILRDVLGWPASKAADALELTVASVTSALQRARVTMREQLPGRRLDWRGPATHELSNDERGVVKSYIGAHERNDLDGLISLLRDDLRFAMLPDSGTLVRTAKAAVDGWVSGGLFQPGHDDWRGIVTTVNRMPAAALYLRTPGDPAYRLFAIAALRVVDGKIAELTGFDATGQPWLDLPPTV from the coding sequence ATGACCGACGCTAGCTCGCTGGGTGCCGACGCGGCCACGTTCATCGCGGTGGTCCGCGCGGGCGATAAGGCGCGGTTCGCGCTCATCACCGAGCGCCACCGGCGTGAGCTGCAGCTGCACTGCTACCGGATGCTCGCGAACTACGAGGACGCCCAGGACATGACGCAGGAGACGTTCCTGCGGGCGTGGCACAAGCGGGAGTCGTTCAAGGGCAACGCCGCGCCGCGGACCTGGCTGTACCGGATCGCGACGAACGCCTGCCTCGACTTCCTGGAAAAGCGCAACGACCGCACCCCCGTGCCGTCCGAGCTGGCGGACTCCGAGCTGCCGTACCTGCAGCCGTATCCCGACCGCATGCTTCCCGAGGACCCGCAGGAATCGGCGGTGGCGCGGGAAACGGTCGAGCTGGCGTTCATCGTCGCCGTCCAATACCTGCCGCCGCGGCAGCGGGCGGTGTTCATCCTGCGCGACGTCCTCGGCTGGCCGGCGTCGAAGGCCGCCGACGCCCTCGAGCTGACCGTCGCGTCGGTGACCAGCGCGCTGCAGCGGGCGCGCGTGACGATGCGCGAGCAACTGCCTGGCCGTCGTCTCGACTGGCGCGGTCCCGCCACCCACGAGCTGTCGAACGACGAGCGCGGGGTGGTGAAGTCGTACATCGGGGCACACGAGCGCAACGACCTCGACGGGCTGATCTCCCTGCTGCGTGACGACCTGCGCTTCGCGATGCTGCCCGATTCGGGCACCTTGGTCAGGACGGCGAAGGCCGCGGTGGACGGCTGGGTCTCCGGCGGACTTTTCCAGCCCGGCCACGACGACTGGCGCGGCATCGTCACGACGGTCAACCGCATGCCCGCCGCCGCGTTGTACCTGCGCACCCCCGGCGACCCGGCGTACCGGCTGTTCGCGATCGCGGCCCTGCGCGTCGTCGACGGGAAGATCGCCGAGCTGACCGGATTCGACGCCACCGGCCAGCCGTGGCTGGACCTGCCGCCGACGGTGTGA
- a CDS encoding ABC transporter ATP-binding protein, giving the protein MTALLATGITVTFGSRTVLDGVGLAVPSGQWLALVGRNGCGKSTLLRVLAGLHAPDAGSVSLDDRPLRTLSRRAVARRIAVLPQAMPPVPALTARQLVRQGRYATRGPLGMLAGGDDEQVERALADAGVEAYADAVLDRLSGGERQRVRLALALAQDAPLLLLDEPTTYLDVHHQLQMLDLIDRLRAERGLTVVTVLHDLVQAARYADRIVALHDGRVHADGPAAEVVTADLLEAVFGVHGRVWHDEVTGRPLCAYDRVSGSTDQKSSAAPSVLAAPSRRWKDRRP; this is encoded by the coding sequence ATGACCGCTCTGCTCGCCACCGGCATCACCGTCACCTTCGGCAGCCGGACCGTGCTGGACGGGGTCGGCCTCGCCGTGCCGAGCGGGCAGTGGCTCGCGCTGGTCGGCCGCAACGGCTGCGGCAAATCCACCCTGCTGCGCGTGCTCGCCGGGCTGCACGCGCCCGACGCCGGTTCGGTGTCACTGGACGACCGGCCGCTGCGCACGCTTTCGCGCCGGGCCGTCGCGCGCCGCATCGCGGTACTGCCGCAGGCGATGCCGCCGGTGCCCGCGCTCACCGCGCGCCAGCTCGTCCGGCAAGGCCGCTACGCCACCCGCGGACCGCTGGGCATGCTCGCCGGGGGCGACGACGAGCAGGTCGAACGGGCACTGGCCGACGCCGGGGTCGAGGCCTACGCCGACGCCGTGCTCGACCGGCTCTCCGGCGGGGAACGGCAACGCGTCCGCCTCGCGCTCGCACTGGCCCAGGACGCGCCGCTGCTCCTGCTCGACGAGCCCACCACCTATCTCGACGTGCACCACCAGCTGCAGATGCTCGACCTGATCGACCGGCTGCGCGCCGAACGCGGCCTGACCGTGGTCACCGTGCTGCACGACCTCGTCCAGGCCGCCCGCTACGCCGACCGGATCGTGGCACTGCACGACGGCCGCGTGCACGCCGACGGCCCCGCCGCCGAGGTCGTCACCGCCGATCTGCTCGAGGCGGTCTTCGGCGTCCACGGGCGCGTCTGGCACGACGAAGTGACCGGCCGCCCGCTCTGCGCCTACGATCGCGTCAGCGGCTCCACCGATCAGAAATCCTCCGCCGCGCCGTCAGTTCTGGCAGCCCCCTCACGCCGGTGGAAGGATCGACGACCATGA
- a CDS encoding FecCD family ABC transporter permease, which translates to MRRWLWPGLVLGTVIAALAQLMTGASGSGLWTMLGDETTRRIVLDLRLPRVLVALGAGACLGVAGCVLQSLLRNPLAAPEITGVGSGAVLGAVTASLLGGAIATPHGMIGTAVAGGVLGGGVLWVVAARTGSDPLRLSVLGVLISAVLTGITLILLTARPQGAAAMVQWLVGSLNGRGWAHWQALLPWLVPVLVAAVLAAPVLGVLAVDDDHARGVGLDPARWRSATLLLAVVAAAAAIATVGALAFVGLLAPHAARLAFGADHRLLVPGSALIGAATVCAADAAAQQLTELAALGGQPLGVPTGAITAIAGAVVLVRAARRQSALTSGDGS; encoded by the coding sequence ATGAGGCGCTGGCTGTGGCCTGGTCTGGTACTGGGCACCGTGATCGCGGCACTCGCGCAGCTGATGACCGGCGCCTCCGGCAGCGGGCTGTGGACCATGCTCGGCGACGAGACCACCCGCCGGATCGTGCTGGACCTGCGCCTGCCGCGGGTGCTGGTGGCGCTCGGCGCCGGTGCCTGCCTCGGCGTCGCCGGGTGCGTGCTGCAGAGCCTGCTGCGCAATCCGCTGGCCGCACCGGAAATCACCGGCGTCGGCTCCGGTGCCGTGCTCGGCGCGGTGACCGCCTCCCTGCTCGGCGGCGCGATCGCCACCCCGCACGGCATGATCGGCACCGCCGTCGCCGGTGGGGTGCTCGGCGGCGGAGTGCTCTGGGTGGTGGCCGCGCGCACCGGCAGCGACCCGCTGCGGCTGTCGGTGCTCGGCGTGCTGATCTCCGCGGTGCTCACCGGGATCACGCTGATCCTGCTGACCGCCCGGCCACAGGGCGCCGCCGCCATGGTGCAGTGGCTGGTCGGCTCGCTCAACGGCCGCGGCTGGGCGCACTGGCAGGCGCTGCTGCCGTGGCTGGTCCCGGTGCTGGTGGCCGCCGTGCTGGCCGCGCCGGTGCTCGGGGTGCTCGCGGTCGACGACGACCACGCCCGCGGGGTCGGGCTCGACCCGGCCCGGTGGCGCAGCGCGACCCTGCTGCTGGCCGTGGTGGCCGCCGCCGCGGCGATCGCCACCGTGGGCGCCCTGGCCTTCGTCGGGCTGCTCGCCCCGCACGCCGCGCGGCTCGCCTTCGGCGCCGACCACCGCCTGCTCGTGCCCGGCAGCGCGCTCATCGGCGCGGCCACCGTCTGCGCCGCCGACGCCGCGGCCCAGCAGCTCACCGAACTCGCCGCGCTCGGCGGGCAGCCGCTGGGCGTGCCCACCGGCGCGATCACCGCGATCGCCGGTGCGGTCGTGCTCGTCCGCGCGGCCCGCCGCCAGTCCGCCCTCACCTCCGGAGATGGCTCATGA
- a CDS encoding FecCD family ABC transporter permease has product MSRVAVAGVVLGAVVLAVLALSLGQPVVTPDHFPAVLAGDAPVLDRLVVLELRAPRLVLALFAGAVLGAAGLLLQESLRNPLAVPELLGVSSGAAAAVALVVVTGVSVPGAPLVPALLGAAAGGGLTLLAVRRAVGPAAVLLIGAAIGSALQAVLLAGMSLTESREQGVLVRYLLGSLTGTTWTTVLTSVPGMLLALPLTVLALPALGVLRLGDDTATALGLPAGAARVAVLAIGCLLVATVVGACGPVAWVGFLAPQLARALRPSGSALAWLGWSVATGALLVTAADLLARTVLYPVELPVGGLTALLAVLCGGVLVLHRRRAART; this is encoded by the coding sequence GTGAGCCGGGTGGCGGTGGCCGGGGTTGTGCTCGGCGCGGTCGTGCTGGCCGTGCTCGCGCTCAGCCTCGGCCAGCCGGTGGTGACTCCCGACCACTTTCCCGCGGTGCTCGCCGGTGACGCCCCGGTGCTGGACCGCCTGGTGGTGCTCGAACTGCGCGCACCGCGGCTGGTGCTCGCGTTGTTCGCCGGCGCGGTGCTGGGCGCGGCCGGGCTGCTGCTGCAGGAATCGCTGCGGAACCCGCTGGCGGTGCCGGAACTGCTGGGGGTGTCGTCCGGCGCCGCGGCCGCGGTCGCGCTGGTGGTGGTCACCGGGGTGAGCGTGCCGGGCGCGCCACTGGTCCCGGCGCTGCTCGGGGCGGCGGCCGGCGGCGGGCTGACCCTGCTGGCCGTCCGGCGCGCGGTGGGCCCGGCCGCCGTGCTGCTGATCGGCGCGGCGATCGGTTCGGCGCTGCAGGCGGTGCTGCTGGCCGGGATGTCCCTGACCGAGTCCCGCGAGCAGGGCGTGCTCGTGCGGTACCTGCTCGGCTCGCTGACCGGCACCACCTGGACCACGGTGCTCACCTCGGTGCCCGGCATGCTGCTCGCGCTGCCGCTGACCGTGCTGGCACTGCCCGCGCTCGGCGTGCTGCGGCTCGGCGACGACACCGCGACTGCGCTCGGCCTGCCCGCGGGTGCGGCCAGGGTGGCGGTGCTGGCGATCGGCTGCCTGCTGGTGGCGACCGTGGTCGGGGCATGCGGTCCGGTCGCCTGGGTCGGTTTCCTCGCGCCGCAGCTCGCCCGCGCCCTGCGGCCGTCGGGATCCGCCCTGGCCTGGCTCGGCTGGTCGGTGGCGACCGGTGCGCTGCTGGTGACCGCGGCCGACCTGCTCGCGCGCACCGTGCTGTACCCGGTCGAACTGCCCGTCGGCGGGCTGACCGCGTTGCTCGCGGTGCTCTGCGGGGGAGTGCTGGTGCTCCACCGGCGGCGGGCGGCGCGCACATGA
- a CDS encoding ABC transporter substrate-binding protein, with protein sequence MRRTFGAALAALALTLSACATEPAGSSTAAPVVPVDRAVAPLEPSLRITDPHGQELTLTAPPQRIVCLSGLCDDLTTELGIVPAGTSNPRLLSHPVLLGDAGAAVPVVRGSFGSEDVESIAALKPDLVIGLSGVHDGLASTVGQFAPLWLTEPKTWQESVGYLRNLGALTGRVEEATRAEERFRAMLADTVEKRGQRGTAVLMYGSVDAIGVDNADSLKGDLLAHLFRYPFPAKNSDVDTASNYSVEELLAQQPDVVFVYSLLFSTDAVPLSRQLADNPVWREIPAVKTGAVHEMNADLWGKGRGTRSLAAIVREAVDKAPAA encoded by the coding sequence GTGCGCCGAACCTTCGGCGCGGCCCTCGCCGCGCTCGCCCTGACCTTGTCCGCCTGCGCCACCGAACCGGCCGGGAGCAGCACTGCCGCCCCGGTCGTACCCGTGGACCGCGCGGTCGCCCCGCTGGAACCGTCGCTGCGGATCACCGACCCGCACGGGCAGGAACTGACGCTGACCGCGCCACCGCAGCGCATCGTCTGCCTGAGCGGCCTCTGTGATGACCTCACCACCGAACTGGGCATCGTGCCCGCCGGAACCAGCAACCCGCGGCTGCTCAGCCACCCGGTGCTGCTCGGTGACGCGGGCGCGGCGGTGCCGGTGGTGCGCGGCAGCTTCGGCAGCGAAGACGTGGAGAGCATCGCCGCGCTGAAGCCGGACCTGGTGATCGGCCTGTCCGGTGTCCACGATGGACTGGCGAGCACCGTCGGCCAGTTCGCGCCGCTGTGGCTGACCGAACCCAAGACGTGGCAGGAATCGGTCGGTTACCTGCGCAATCTCGGTGCGCTCACCGGACGGGTCGAGGAAGCCACGCGGGCCGAGGAGCGGTTCCGCGCGATGCTGGCCGACACCGTGGAAAAGCGCGGGCAGCGGGGCACGGCGGTGCTGATGTACGGCAGTGTCGACGCGATCGGCGTGGACAACGCCGACTCGCTCAAGGGCGACCTGCTGGCCCACCTCTTCCGCTACCCGTTCCCGGCCAAGAACTCCGATGTGGACACCGCGAGCAACTACAGCGTGGAGGAACTGCTCGCCCAGCAACCCGACGTGGTTTTTGTGTACTCGCTGCTCTTCTCCACCGACGCGGTGCCGTTGTCGCGGCAGCTGGCGGACAACCCGGTGTGGCGTGAGATCCCCGCGGTGAAAACCGGTGCGGTGCACGAGATGAACGCCGATCTCTGGGGCAAGGGCCGCGGCACGCGCAGCCTGGCCGCGATCGTGCGCGAAGCCGTGGACAAGGCTCCCGCGGCGTGA
- a CDS encoding MFS transporter, producing MEIEKAFRRYLAARVVSVAGSVVSVVALPVLVYQLTGSAGWTSAVAVAEALPYLLFGLVAGAVADRAPRRVLMVGLELATAVLLASVPLAWWLGLLTAVHVLLVAFAVQVLFVFFDAANFGALPTLVGRAKLTAAYSKLYGATTIVEVAVPPLAGLAVVLAAPAPLMALNAVTAVASALLIRAITRPLSAVPAGERPARLWSDIGAGLGFLRREPVVRLLTLVGMTHAAAGGAWVAMLVPFADQALGVRASGDARLAVLFACWGIGGVLAARLVPRLGARFGPARFALTALPCSLLAAVATTLTTHWLLAVLTVICWGTAHSAVVLNAVTYRQQLSPDELQARVNTTGRMLAWGVGQPAGAALAGAVAVTGAGARGGLVAGTAVLAAGVAFAWLSPTLRARARTPEPLA from the coding sequence GTGGAGATCGAGAAGGCGTTCCGGCGTTACCTGGCCGCGCGCGTGGTGTCGGTGGCGGGCAGCGTGGTGTCGGTGGTGGCGCTGCCGGTGCTGGTGTACCAGCTCACCGGCTCGGCGGGCTGGACCTCGGCCGTGGCAGTGGCGGAAGCGTTGCCGTACCTGCTGTTCGGCCTGGTCGCCGGTGCGGTGGCCGACCGCGCGCCACGGCGGGTGCTGATGGTGGGGCTGGAACTGGCGACCGCGGTGCTGCTCGCCAGCGTGCCGCTGGCGTGGTGGCTGGGCCTGCTGACGGCGGTGCACGTGCTGCTGGTCGCCTTCGCCGTCCAGGTCCTGTTTGTCTTCTTCGACGCCGCCAACTTCGGCGCGCTGCCGACCCTGGTCGGCCGCGCCAAGCTCACGGCGGCGTACTCGAAGCTCTACGGCGCCACCACGATCGTCGAAGTGGCCGTGCCCCCGCTGGCGGGGCTGGCGGTGGTGCTCGCCGCACCGGCGCCGCTGATGGCGCTCAACGCGGTCACCGCGGTCGCGTCGGCGCTGCTGATCCGCGCGATCACCCGGCCGCTGTCGGCCGTTCCGGCGGGCGAGCGTCCGGCGAGGTTGTGGTCGGACATCGGTGCCGGGCTGGGCTTCCTGCGTCGCGAGCCCGTGGTGCGGCTGCTGACGCTGGTCGGCATGACCCACGCGGCCGCCGGTGGCGCGTGGGTCGCCATGCTCGTGCCGTTCGCGGACCAGGCACTCGGCGTGCGTGCGTCCGGTGACGCCCGGCTCGCCGTGTTGTTCGCCTGCTGGGGCATCGGTGGCGTGCTCGCCGCCCGGCTCGTGCCGCGGCTGGGCGCCCGGTTCGGCCCCGCCCGTTTCGCGCTCACCGCCCTGCCGTGCTCCCTGCTCGCCGCGGTGGCGACCACGCTGACCACGCACTGGCTGCTCGCCGTGCTGACGGTGATCTGCTGGGGGACAGCGCATTCGGCGGTCGTGCTCAACGCGGTCACCTACCGGCAGCAGCTGAGCCCCGACGAGTTGCAGGCACGGGTGAACACCACCGGCCGGATGCTCGCCTGGGGCGTCGGCCAGCCCGCCGGAGCCGCCTTGGCGGGCGCGGTCGCGGTGACCGGCGCGGGCGCTCGCGGCGGTCTCGTGGCCGGTACCGCGGTCCTCGCCGCCGGTGTGGCGTTCGCCTGGCTGTCGCCCACCTTGCGGGCCCGCGCCCGCACCCCCGAACCACTCGCCTGA
- a CDS encoding class I SAM-dependent methyltransferase, translated as MNYREYAPSAEYLHLLSRPMWTSLSGRLAAVLAGVDPAGGVVVEFGAGTGLGTDVLLDTVPDAPVLAAEPSPELRAVLLARLAARPDADRVTVYPAGAADLPLPDRIAAAVGMHMIGHLAPGDRRALFTALVPRLAPGAPVVFNVQPPETAVEVPESEPFAVRAGRLRYEGRGRAEPVGPDRLRWTMTYRTLDGDAEITTAVTHYDWWTVSATTLAAELRAAGASSVDIDGDLVAARG; from the coding sequence GTGAACTACCGCGAATACGCACCGTCGGCGGAATATCTGCACCTGCTCAGCCGTCCGATGTGGACGTCGCTGTCGGGCCGCCTGGCCGCGGTCCTGGCGGGCGTCGATCCCGCCGGGGGAGTGGTGGTCGAATTCGGGGCCGGTACCGGACTCGGCACCGACGTGCTGCTCGACACCGTGCCGGACGCGCCGGTGCTGGCCGCCGAGCCGTCGCCGGAGTTGCGCGCGGTCCTGCTCGCCCGCCTCGCCGCGCGGCCGGACGCGGACCGCGTCACCGTGTACCCGGCGGGCGCGGCCGACCTGCCCCTGCCGGACCGGATCGCGGCGGCCGTGGGCATGCACATGATCGGCCACCTCGCCCCGGGCGACCGCCGTGCGTTGTTCACCGCGCTCGTGCCCCGGCTCGCGCCCGGCGCGCCGGTGGTGTTCAACGTCCAGCCGCCCGAGACGGCGGTCGAGGTGCCCGAGAGCGAGCCATTCGCCGTGCGCGCCGGGCGCCTGCGTTACGAGGGCCGTGGCCGGGCGGAACCGGTCGGCCCGGACCGTCTCCGCTGGACGATGACCTACCGCACCCTCGACGGTGACGCCGAAATCACCACCGCGGTCACGCACTACGACTGGTGGACGGTCTCCGCCACGACACTGGCGGCTGAGCTGCGCGCGGCTGGCGCGTCCTCTGTGGACATCGACGGCGATCTTGTCGCCGCGCGGGGTTGA
- a CDS encoding LysR family transcriptional regulator has translation MSEPTFTLVQLRYFEAAARHLSMTAASKELMVSQSAVSTAIAQLEKEMGVQFLLRHHARGLSLTTAGETFYKRVLDFLAHGAELVETARQAGTELAGTLTVGCFATLAPFRLPSLLAEFEARHPRVHVSLREGEHHALTSALRSGETELALLYGYDLGDDIDREVVGTAPPYALVAEDHRLARRKQRKVSLHELADEPMVLLDLPHSREYLQSILSSNGAGSSSASARPAGAVITTGWPRTSSAARSGPR, from the coding sequence ATGAGCGAGCCCACCTTCACCCTCGTGCAGCTGCGGTACTTCGAGGCGGCGGCCCGGCACCTGAGCATGACCGCCGCGTCGAAGGAGCTGATGGTGTCCCAGTCGGCGGTGTCGACCGCGATCGCGCAGCTGGAGAAGGAGATGGGGGTGCAGTTCCTGCTGCGCCACCACGCCCGCGGGCTCAGCCTGACCACCGCCGGTGAGACGTTCTACAAGCGGGTGCTGGATTTCCTCGCGCACGGCGCCGAACTGGTCGAGACCGCCCGGCAGGCGGGCACCGAACTGGCCGGGACGCTGACGGTCGGCTGCTTCGCCACGCTCGCGCCGTTCCGGCTGCCGAGCCTGCTGGCGGAGTTCGAGGCCCGGCATCCCCGGGTCCACGTGTCGCTGCGTGAAGGCGAGCACCACGCGCTCACCTCGGCCCTGCGCTCGGGTGAGACCGAGCTCGCCCTGCTCTACGGCTACGACCTGGGTGACGACATCGATCGTGAGGTCGTCGGCACGGCACCGCCATACGCGCTCGTCGCCGAGGACCACCGGCTCGCGCGGCGCAAGCAGCGCAAGGTGTCGCTGCACGAACTGGCCGACGAGCCGATGGTGCTGCTCGACCTGCCGCACAGCCGTGAGTACCTGCAGTCGATCCTCAGCTCGAACGGGGCGGGCTCGTCGAGCGCTTCCGCCCGCCCCGCGGGCGCCGTGATCACTACCGGCTGGCCGAGGACGTCTTCGGCCGCGCGTTCCGGGCCAAGATGA
- the rraA gene encoding ribonuclease E activity regulator RraA yields the protein MSLPSQPLTADLYDEHGETLESCDTQFRQFGGRAVFSGPIVTVRCHEDNALLKAVLSEPGEGRVLVVDGGGSVHRALLGDVIAGIAVHNGWSGVVINGAVRDVAALRELDLGVKALGSNPRKSAKTGAGERDVVLEFGNATFTPGATLHSDDDGIVVLPADH from the coding sequence ATGTCCTTGCCCAGCCAGCCGCTCACCGCCGATCTCTACGACGAGCACGGCGAGACCCTCGAGTCGTGCGACACCCAGTTCCGGCAGTTCGGGGGCCGCGCCGTGTTCTCCGGCCCGATCGTGACGGTCCGCTGCCACGAGGACAACGCACTGCTGAAAGCCGTGCTCTCCGAACCGGGCGAAGGACGCGTGCTGGTCGTCGACGGCGGTGGCTCGGTGCACCGCGCCCTGCTCGGTGACGTCATCGCCGGGATCGCGGTCCACAATGGATGGTCCGGCGTGGTGATCAACGGCGCGGTCCGGGACGTCGCCGCCCTGCGGGAGCTGGACCTCGGCGTGAAGGCGCTCGGCTCGAACCCGCGCAAGAGCGCCAAAACCGGCGCGGGCGAACGCGACGTGGTGCTCGAGTTCGGCAACGCCACCTTCACCCCGGGCGCCACCCTGCACAGCGACGACGACGGCATCGTCGTCCTGCCCGCGGACCACTGA
- a CDS encoding phosphotransferase, with the protein MSVDSVRLARWCVEQLGSPPVGEIFRSGHLSAVIGLRLADGREVVVKVRPGSPRVAACVEVQRRMFQAGYPCPQPLTGAEPFGDDVATAEVYVPDGDALPSEDNASAEAFARLIKLAPRPFEVSTLDPPPSWAAWDHNEDGLWSRPEGSSVNLNEVDGPKWIDDAGRLARDRLRAGQSEAVIGHCDWLAGNLRWNGDALLVVHDWDSMTVDSEAVLVGFAAALYSSVDVDQLATVEETERFLDAYCHARGRKFTDDELQRAWAAGVWTRAYDAKHQHTVGQPIASLSESEARERLRRSGTA; encoded by the coding sequence ATGTCGGTCGATTCCGTTCGCCTTGCTCGGTGGTGCGTGGAGCAGCTGGGCAGCCCGCCCGTGGGGGAGATCTTCAGGTCCGGGCACCTGTCCGCGGTCATCGGGTTGCGGCTGGCTGACGGCCGCGAGGTCGTGGTCAAGGTGCGCCCGGGCTCGCCGCGGGTGGCGGCCTGCGTCGAGGTGCAGCGGCGCATGTTCCAGGCCGGTTATCCGTGCCCTCAGCCACTCACCGGCGCCGAGCCGTTCGGTGACGACGTGGCAACCGCGGAGGTCTACGTGCCCGACGGCGATGCGCTCCCGAGCGAGGACAACGCTTCCGCCGAGGCCTTTGCGCGGCTGATCAAGCTCGCGCCACGGCCGTTCGAGGTGTCCACACTGGACCCACCGCCGTCGTGGGCGGCGTGGGACCACAACGAGGACGGGCTGTGGTCGCGTCCCGAGGGCTCCAGCGTCAACCTCAACGAGGTGGACGGTCCGAAGTGGATTGACGATGCCGGACGCCTGGCCCGTGACCGGTTGCGGGCCGGGCAGTCCGAAGCGGTGATCGGTCACTGCGACTGGCTTGCCGGAAACCTGCGCTGGAACGGCGACGCGCTGCTGGTGGTCCACGACTGGGACAGCATGACCGTGGACAGCGAGGCCGTCCTCGTCGGCTTTGCCGCCGCGCTGTATTCGAGCGTCGACGTGGACCAGTTGGCGACCGTGGAGGAAACAGAGCGGTTCCTCGACGCGTACTGCCACGCCCGTGGCCGGAAGTTCACCGACGACGAACTCCAGCGGGCGTGGGCGGCGGGCGTCTGGACCCGGGCCTACGACGCCAAACACCAGCACACGGTCGGACAGCCCATCGCCTCACTGTCCGAAAGCGAGGCCCGTGAGCGCCTTCGTCGCAGTGGGACCGCGTGA